GTAGCTGCCTTCAGGGGACTGTCCTCTTCCTCTGCATCGTCCCTAATCGGACTATCTTCATCAGAACTGAGAATAAAATCCTCTACGATATCTTCATCCATGGCTGCGTCGTCGTTCAATGGTTCATCATTCTTCCTCTTAACATGTTTCTGACGCTTATTCCTAGCAACCAAATAATTCGATTTAGACAAGCACTGCACAATGGAAGCTGACAAGCAGTTTGGCTAAGCTAATATCAGCAGATCAGTTCAATCTCTAGCACATATAAGCCAGGCTCCAATAATCGTTTACACATGAATTTACTTGTACTTTCCTTAAACTAATCATATGAAGACATGCAGAACAATTTTGCCATGTACAACAAAAAACTTGATCTCAAGTATTAGATCTCGACCAGTGAGATATTTAGTCGAGTTCCACTAAAATCATACAACCCATTATACCCCCGACATAGAGAGAAAAGGAGAGTACTTGGACTGGGGCTCAGGTGGCAAAAGATCAGTGCCTTCTTCATCATCAGAATCATCTTCTCCATCATCCTCTGCTATCCCGTTTCCAAATTTTGAAGAACGGTTTCCAATAAGCACGCTAGATAAAAGACGGCATTTTGTAAAAATCTAGAGAGTTCCAAATTCAGTACGATTATATCAACTAAATGACACATTTTACCTACCTGGATTCCTTCAAGGAGTCATTTCTTTCCTTTGCTCTCTGGCGTAGAGTGGCAACATACTGAGACAGGGGGCTAGTCCCCGAGTTCTTCTCATCCTAGCGTACAGGGGAAAAAAATCAATCAGTATACAATATACGAAACAGTCAAATAGATTCtattaatatatcaaatatGCAGAGTGGTAAATAGTTGAGAAGAGGACAAAACTGCCATAGATTTCCTGACCTCAAGGAAAGATTCAACCGCAATTTCATTTGGcgataatgatgatgatgtcCGCTTCTTGTTTATAAAATCACAGTTCGCCTCAACCTACGGCATTGAGTAACAGATTAATAGAGTCAACATAAAAACACTGCATCGAAGACGAAATGCTCTGTCAAGCTTTTCAAGAAATCTTATTTTTTCGACATAATGCAGACTTAAAATTAGCAAACACAATCACAATGATCATATCATAAACCTGACGAATGAGGTGCCTCATTTCCCGACGAAATCTCTCAACCTTCGTGGATTTACAAAAGCTGCGTAACCGAATGCTAGGAATAAAAGAAAACTCCAAAAAAGCAATAGAGTAACTCCACTGAGCAAGATGTTCGGTGAGCTCCTCAACCACAGAAAAAACACAAGCCTCCTGAAAAGCTCGTGTAGATAGGGTGGCTTTGCTTACCTGTTAACGGACCATTTTAAATTAATGTTAAAGGAAATAAGACACCTGGAAGCATGGGTGAAACCCTATCGATGATACCTTCAGAATAGAAGAAAAATCAATGGCTTTGCCCACTCCTCCTGTAGGTGGCCTACGCAATTCTTTGATTTCTAACATGTCCAACAAAAGCAGAGAAACGGGGATGAAAGTACTGGTTGAGGCACTGATTCGGTTGAGCATTCTCACACAACGCAATCTGAGGGGGAAATAACAAGCAGATGGAAGTAAACGAGCAGCCCCCGTAATAATCTGAGTCAATGGATAAGCAAGGGGGATCAAATCAGCTTCCGAGCTATATGCACAAATGACACCAGTCCATAGCTCCAGGCAATTAATAAACTTCCACTGATAAACCTTTCTGAATGCGTCCTGTGATGGGAAAGTATAAATTGTATGAAAATGAAGAgttgaaattatattattaaccTAAATGTAGGCAACGTGATCCCAATGAAACATAAACAAACTCAGATTAATAGTAACAATTATCAGCAGAAGAATATGCAAGACCACACCTTCTTAGTCGTTTTACCAGAAGGTGCTTCTTTCCCCTTCTCTTTTTTGGAACGAGAAGGTGCATCCTTCCCCTTCTTTTTATTAGTGTTCTTTTTGGTGGAACCAGAAAGAGCTTCCTTCAAAATCATTGCTAATTGCCGGATGTAAGCAAAGGCGTGTTGGTAAGCAGATGAAATGTCCACCCGAAGAAGTTCAATAAAACAATTGCCGAGAAATTGAATGTGCTGCAATTTTGCTGGATTGACATTATGGCAATTCAAGACATAGGATTTGTACATTCCTCTGATGCACTCATCTAGGTAGTCAGAACCAAGTCGTATGCAAGAGTCTCTTAAGAATAAAAAGGAAACAACTGGCAGAGGACCGCTTTCTGTACCCCAGAAATGAAGAGCGACCTGAAAATGTTACAGTTTCTgcctaaaatatgatattactgTGCTCAGGAAAAACTATTAAATCAATTCATTAGAGCTAAATCTCTGCCATCAACTCTAATTGAAATGACAAAATATCTGGCATCTCACATCAGCCCCAATTGTGCTAgcagttaaataaaaattctactGAAATCCATGACTAAATGCTGCATTGCAGAACACACAGACAATCACCCAAATTAATGAACCTCTGTCTGATTTTTCCGAGATAATACAGAGTATCAGATCATACAGAAAGAACACAAGCACAAGTTTATGTGTTTCACTGTGATGGCCCCAGACACAGCCGTAAGGAAGTAGGAATGTAGGAGCAACTAGTTGACGACAATGAGGTTTAAACCGATTGAAATCGGTTTCTAATCTCTTTCTGATACCTTCTCTTTTACAATTACCTTATGATCATCATTTTGCGCACTTTTCTGGTACATTATGGTATTTatacacattttttaaaaaaaaaaaaactgtaacTATGAAGCACTCTATCATCGAAGACTGAGAAGTATGTATTGACAAACAAACAGGTGGAAAAGCGTACCTTAATATACTTCCTCGAGAGAGCAGGAAAAGCGGCCAAAAATAAAGAGGAGTATCTAAGACGCTTTAGCATGAATGCTATCATTTCATTGTCAGTCATTTGATTCAAAACATGCAGAGAATTCCCAAGATATGACTTCACCAAATGATTGTAGTTCTTCCAGCGTTTTGTATTCATCAAATCCACAACCATCTCCTTTTTCCCACCAGAAGATGGTAATTTCAACAGCTCCCGAAGGATTCCATCCATTTCATTTAAAACAAAAAGCATTACTTTATTAAAAACAGCACTAGACATCATACTAAAGTTTATTGTTGGGTCATCACCACCATCATCACCATAATGGCAAGCAGAACGAAAAGCTCTCAAAAGCGAGCGAACTGCCCCTAGCTTTGGTCCATCATGAACTGCATCACACCAAGAATCAACCATTGCACTAGTTATCACCTTTTTAGAAGGCTCTTCTTTCTTCTCAAGTTTATCATCCTCATGTTCAACATGATCAACGGCTGTTTCTTCTTCCTCTGCATCAGTTTGGGCATCATCCTAAAATAAGGGGACAAGTTGTAGTGATCTGtagaataaaacatttaattacaaaCTATAGGCACACAAAATTGGCTGACTCACATCAATGTCCTTATCATCAAATTCCAAGAGATCCTTGTCATGTTCTTTCAAGAATTCATAGAAGTCTGGGTCCTGCAGATATGCACCACAGAAAATATAACACCCTAATCATCAAAACATATAAGTCGTCGAATATTATAAACTAGCGACCGAAATGTTAAACCATGGGAGAGTTGCTTTACAATAGTATCCTAGAAGAGACTATAAATATGACATAAAAGATCTAAAATGTTCCGTAAATTCAAGGTAAAAGACAGAACATTGAATCGTTACTCTTGGATGGCTAGCTAGAAAACTAGCGAGTGTGAGAAATTCTAAAATTTGAACTTTTGATAGTTTGCAGGAAGATACTGCTGCTCGTCGCTTCTATTCTGATTCAAACATCTAAGGTTATGGTCAATCGAATTCGGTAGTAAAGAAGTGAACGGAAACCAAAAactgaaaaaaggaaaaattaagaaaatcaaCAAGGGGAAAATACCGTTTCGGGAAGCTTCCGTAGCGTCCCAACATGTTCTTCAGCTTCTTTCTTCCCCATCACCTCCTGATTCCTCAATCCACTGACTTCTTTCAGTTTATTGGATGCGCAGCCCAAATATGATTAACAATGCagttaaataaagaaaatgacaaTTCTCGAGCCAAATCTTTTTCCAGTATTTGGTAAGACGAGATTTTTAAACGAAGAACAGCGGGTCGCGTTTCTGAATCGCAATATGAAAGGTGGAAAAAAATTAAGACCTGTATGGATGCGGCGGAGGACGAGCGGCGGCGGCGGACAGATGAGTTGGAGAGGTAGCCGTTCTGGGTTTTAAGTGGTCGAGGGTTTTGCAGAATGAGCGAGCTGTGTGAAAAGGAAAGAGTTTAGAATTAGAACCCAATTGGTTAAAGAAACTTATgagtttaaattattattttttaaataatctcttttcctaaaaaaataaaataaaaaaaatagtgtttgattataaattcatttaaaaaaaaatttttttttatagattttttggttttcacttttaattctttttaaaatttaaaacaaatcaaACATTTATTCGATCGTTAAAActgattttgttcattttaataaaaaaacatttttaaaaaaattagatttttgtTTGATTAAAGAAGCTCATGATCAGTTAAaagcatttttttaatataaaaaagcatttatttcttgaaaatatagTGTTtggttacatttttttttaaagttgtaATTTAtggcttttttatttttacttttaattcttttaaaaaattaaaataaaaacacttttttaatatttatccaAACGAGAAAacaatttctattatttttttaaatcacttAAAAAAGCTGGATttatttaagtattttattAAGCTACAACTTCCGTATCCAAACtcacttatttaaatattttttaagctacaacttttatatatttgaaaattaatccTCTGCATATAAAATTAGCTATAAATTGTGATGTGTTATTCTCGCTCCAAAATTGATTATGAatgtaatatatttatatttttaaaatattttaatataaaaatatttaatattgaataaCAAAAACCTCAAcacattatataatatatattgagtaagtctcttgtgagacggtcacatgaatttttatttgtgagacatgtcaactctaccgatattcacaataaaaagtaatactcttagcataaaaagtaatattttttcatggatgacccaaataagatatttgaccCACAAAATTggtccgtgagaccgtctcacaagagtttttgtgttatataTTTGACCCAAATCGCCATAGATTGTTTGAGAttacataatcaaaatattgattgcaataataaaaattagttCATTTATGAAATTAAAGTTTTTATTCTTTCAATTTTCTCTAtcatgttttgatatgatttaccATGGAAAAACGATTATAGCATCCAAAATTGTGAGATTATTGATAAAGtatataaaagaataaaatcagagatttcaaaatatttgacgAAATTTCTCATAAAGTACAAGTCCATCACGAGATGTAATTTTCTCTTTCGattcttttgttttataattcttCCGTTCTTGAATGATTTTGTGagattattgaataattatttgtttttataatatttccGTTCTTGGCCTCCATTATGTTTTGGTGATAAAAGAATGTACATTTTTCAGTTCGTCAGTGTAGTTACTTTATGTTAAGTTGCCGCATGATTTTGTCGTTCTATCCTGAAAAACAGTTGTTCGTCTTGATCCTCAAATCACATGCGGGGaggacaaatttttttaaagaaaatgtacTTCGAACAGGCCTCGGTTTACTTTACGTTTATTTTCTCATGACATTGTTAATTGGTTTCTTTTCAGATTTCTATATCTTTTACAAGTTTACCGTACTTTATTTCTCTTTCGAGATTTACGACATTTTCTTACAGTTATGAGTTTGAATCTTACTGATTGAATTGTTTAATGTTTACACCTTTACACAGCTTGTGGTTTTTGTTTGCAGAAAGATAGAAGCTTTCGAGTTGAAACTAGGctttctttttcttgaattttttttgagatttagATATGTTAGATGCAATACCTGAATCTGGGAAAACACTATGAACTTCAagccaaattaaaaaaatttagttacGATTTGTGGGATCGGGGGTTCATTGGATGCTAATGTGAGTAGGGTGTTCAGACTTCATTCAAGAACTCAATTAggataagacaaaaacttgtgtgagacggtctcacgggtcgtatttgtgagacggatatcttatttgggtcatccatgaaaaaatattactttttatgctaatagtattactttttattgtgaatatgggtagggttgacccgtcttacagattaagatccgtgagacggtctctcATGAGACTCACTCATTAGATAAAATAAAACTTTAATGACAAGGAATAGTTTTTAAAAGAGTTCCCTACTTTTTTTTGTCTGGAAGGACTGCTTGCGAGTTGCGATTACACAATGACCGCCAGAAATGGGGATTAAGCCAATTAGACCGAAGGGAAGGGAAGGCTTCGAATGCATAAGCAAGAGCTAGAAAGACGCCGTAACCCTATATTTCTCCTGCAACAAAAACAAAGAAGCACGTGAGATGTGTACTCTTCATTCTCAAATTTCGAAGCATTGTCAAATTTCATTTCCACAGGATCGGGCAAACTTGGGTTAGGCTACACGTGAGGTTTACTCATAATTTAATCGatataaatgtaaaatataAACGAATCTTGATTCTTAATAGTTAATTGTGCTTTAAAATCAAACGTGATCATCATTGGTACTATATATTTCAGAGTGAACGCATATATCGGATCAAATTAGGTGGCTGCGatcaagaagaagaaatatttcaGCCGAGACTCGCAACGCATCCCGCTTCCATTCGATATACGCAAACGATAATGGCGCAGCAGCCACCGCACGTTGCGATCGTTGGGGCTGGCATCTTTGTGAGAAATACTTACATTCCCAGATTAGCGGAAATCTCCAACCTCGTCGTACTCCGAGCCATTTGGAGTCGCAGCGAGGCAGGCAACTCTGTTTTATCCTCTTTTCTGTTTTATTTTCAATGTTGATCTGTTCTCTTATAGTTTCTTATCTGGGTCTCTGGGAATTCATTTCGTTAGTTCGTTCTCTTTTTAGTGGATTTATTAGGATCGGCATGTTTGACAAATGAAGTTGTGGGAtacagtttttattttctttgacaattgatttgttgaaaatccaTGTGTTTTACAATATTTGGTGATTTCATTCTTGGAAGTAAACATTGATCATAACACAACAATAATGAAAGGACCCCTCTACAAACAAGAATGTCTTTAATCGGTACACAAATACCACTGTATCATAAGCTAGATCATGAATTGACTTTAAAGACAAAACCCAACTGTTGGACGATAATTGCTAATCGAATTTCGCTAGGATTTGTTAGTTGTTGGGTGCCACTTCTTCGAATAACAAAGATGATATATCTGGATTCTGAGCAGCATATGAATAGATAATCTTGATTAGTTCGATTCATTTGTAAATCCAGAAAAATTACTTAGAAGTTTGAGGAAAAACTTGCGATTTTATTGGTGAAAAATGTCTTCCTCGTACGAAAGTGGCTAAACTTGAATTTGGTCGATCCATTTTGAACATTCTAGCATTATCTTTCCATCTCTTTCCTTGCTTTGAAAAGCCGATTACACGATCTTCAATGGCTTTTTATCCCCATATAGTCGAACATAAAAATGCATGTGTGATCCTCGGTCAGTTTGTTCGTTTATCTTTTCACATGATAACTTATAAATCGGGTTCATTGAGATAACTTGCTTTACCAGTAATTTAGCATTTTGGGGACCAAATTAAGTTCCAAAAAGCagtgaattttataattttagagCTGTAGAAAATTTAATAACGACAACTGTGAGTGCCTGTTCAACTAGCCTTTTAATTAAAACAGGAAGGCCATGATTTTGAAAACTTTAAAATAGTCTGGTAAATAGTGTATTTATCATCTTGTATGTCAAAAACTGGAAGTGATGACTGTTAAGAGCAATAGCGAACATTTTTAGATGTTTATGGGGACAATTTTCACTTTCAATGATGAAAGACAAATTTTAAAGTTGGTGAGAAAAATGTAAATGTTAGTTATTGTGGTCATTAAGAGCAAATAAATTCAATAGGGAACATGTGTGTATGCAGGAGTCAGCCCGAGGTGCTGTTGAAATTGCTAAAAAGTTTTTCCCAAATGTGGAATGTAAATGGGGAGATACAGGTCTTAGTGAGATCATTGATGATGCCTCAATCATTGGTGTGGCTGTAGTCCTTGCTGGGCAAACTCAGGTATCTCTCTCTTGCTCATAATAGATTGGCATCTGATGTGGCATATTTCTTCAACTTTCTTTATTTACTTTTGTACTGGGAGGATCATACATGTCATGATTTGTAGGTCATAGCTAAGATGAAGCGGCCTAGGGATGGTTGCATGGTCTCATGTAAATTCACTTATTGTGTTAGGCACCACCCTGGATTTTTTATTTAGGAATTCGTGAAATTGTTCATGAACAACCACTGATTTAAAATCTAATTCGAAGTTTTCTCTTGTTAGTgatctaaaaatcatttttgtcCTTTCCTATGGCCCAACATGACGGAAGTAGCTATAGCGTTCACCTTAACTCTCCACCCCCGCATGCTCTTGATATTCTCAAGTTCCTAAAACTCCAGCCGTAGTGCTCGTTGTTCCTCCCAGATGATGAATGCATATACAAAGGTTGTTATCGTATTAAAAAACAGCGGTTTAAGTAGTAAGTACTTATCTATGGGCACATACTAATTTATGtgatatacattttattttaacaaactAATATGAGTAGCGTGATACAAGCATTCAAACATGATAAGTACGTAGCAGTCGAACATTAACTAGTTTATTACATTcccaaattatttaaatatcgtGAACGACTGACATACATGCAAAAACATGAAAGACTCTATCCTCAATGTTCCTTCTCCTGGCCTAGATCATCGCCGCCCTCTTGATGATCTCATGATTCCACCTGCAAGCCCAACCCACCGAAGTGAGCCGATCTGTACATACAACAACGTTAACAAGACATGCAATACTAATATAACTATAAATCGTAAAATGTATGAATGCGTGAGATGCATGAGGTACACTTGTATAATAGGTACATGTCAAACTGCTCAAGGGCAAAAGGTGCCCTCAGATAGTTGATTTGACACCTTTCAAACTCCATGAGAATAGAAACACCAAACTTCCCTGATTTAGGACAACGTCATAGTAGCAAGCAGAAAGACCCAAACTCGTGTAACAAGTATATAAGAAGGGTATCTCATTTGTCAAAGATTGAAGATTGTACAAGATCATCAAACTAAACTCGTGAACATCAGGAGCTGACCTCTAAACGATTCAAACGAGAGATAAAGCAATCTAAAGCTTTACCATTTCAGCGAACCTTGTAATTCGATATAAAGAAACACAAATGGATTGATTCATTCAGTGTATTGCACAGTTTCACCTATCACTAAAATGTACTTTCTAATGCATTGTATATGCCCAGAATATTGTACGGATTGATGAATTTAGTGCATTGCACTTATCCATGGTCCAACGCATACTATAAACCCTGAAAATTGTATGGATTGATGCATTTAGTGTATTGCACTTATCACTTAAATGTATTGTCTAATGCATTGTTTATGCCTCAAATATTGTATGGATTGTGATGCATTTAGTGCATTATACTTGATTACTAAATGTATCGCCTATCATATGGATTGATTAATTTAGTGCATCACACTAACTCTAAATGTGTGGTTGGATGTATATTATTCGCCTAGAGTATTGTATGGAttgattcatttatttttattgcacTTGTCACTAAAATGTATAGTCTAATGCATTGTATATGCCACGGATATTGTATGGCTTGATTGATTTAGTGTATTGCACTTATCATTGAATGTGTGTCCAATGCGTACTATACGCCCATTTAGTGCATTGTACTTGTTACAAAATGTTAGGTCCAATGTATTGTGTATGCCTCGAATATTAAAAGCTAGCCCATGAAGCAAATGAGGTataaccatataaaatatagttATATAATTGAAAATGGTAAATCAAATTATGAATAATTGTTTTGCTCATGTAGTAGAAATTCTACTCGTAAAACAAGAAGGTCCAGATGTTTTGACAAAAGAAGATAGTTGCAACAAGTTATGTAAATTTGACCCATCAAAATGTTGTAATAGAAAATAAAACTCCTTAAAAGTTTGAATAAGTACAAATTGTGAAAGATTTATAGAAGATCCAAATGGATGTAAGTTACTGTACGATTGTTCCTAAATTTACTATTTCTCACTGATTTTTAATAGAATGTCAAATTGCATTATAAATTTGACATTAGAATAATCAATATTGCagcatattatttttttttttttatcgatgtTTGATCTATGTTTTAAGAGCTATTATGTTTGTTTTACTTCTTATAcgtatataaatttatttatgcaGTCGTCATCaagtttaatttcttaatttgatATGAGATAATCATGGTATACAAGTTTTTAGGAAAATAAATTGCAACTAGAAAAGGAACTACATTAGCGCACAATTGTTTATGAGGTGATTAATTGTGAAATTAACTTTAATTGGGGGAACTTAGTATTATTTTGctgataattaatttaattcaaatgtttttgTCCCGCTTCTGGAAATCATTCCCTTCGCGCTCCAATTCCAAAATTTTGCGCCAGAGCACGCCTTCACCTGTCAAATTTCTTCGGAATTCCTCCTCTCACGCTAGGGCCGCAAAATTTTCAGCCAGGGCATGTCTATTCTGCTCGAGAATTTTAGCTTTTGTCCTCGTCCCGCTGGGGTGCAGAAAATCACCACTATGGCTGATCCTTGGCCACATTTTTCTTAGTGTTCACGCCATAGTGGTTTAATTTACCGATGCACAATGTCCTATACCGTTTCTGGAAATCAACCCTTCGAGCTTCAATTCTGCCGTTTCTTCTACGATTAGTCTAAACCAAGTGCCTTCCTATTATATGTCTTTATTCAGGGTGCCAGGTACAGTGGCCGAAAAGATGGAGAAAATGATGCGTGATTTTCTATGGGATGGTATGGATGGGGATAAGCATTGTCACGGTGTTGGATGGGAGCAGGTTTGTAAACCAAAGGATAGGGAAGGGTTGGGTTTGGGGAATATCAGATTC
This window of the Primulina huaijiensis isolate GDHJ02 chromosome 3, ASM1229523v2, whole genome shotgun sequence genome carries:
- the LOC140973461 gene encoding nucleolar complex-associated protein 2 is translated as MGKKEAEEHVGTLRKLPETDPDFYEFLKEHDKDLLEFDDKDIDDDAQTDAEEEETAVDHVEHEDDKLEKKEEPSKKVITSAMVDSWCDAVHDGPKLGAVRSLLRAFRSACHYGDDGGDDPTINFSMMSSAVFNKVMLFVLNEMDGILRELLKLPSSGGKKEMVVDLMNTKRWKNYNHLVKSYLGNSLHVLNQMTDNEMIAFMLKRLRYSSLFLAAFPALSRKYIKVALHFWGTESGPLPVVSFLFLRDSCIRLGSDYLDECIRGMYKSYVLNCHNVNPAKLQHIQFLGNCFIELLRVDISSAYQHAFAYIRQLAMILKEALSGSTKKNTNKKKGKDAPSRSKKEKGKEAPSGKTTKKDAFRKVYQWKFINCLELWTGVICAYSSEADLIPLAYPLTQIITGAARLLPSACYFPLRLRCVRMLNRISASTSTFIPVSLLLLDMLEIKELRRPPTGGVGKAIDFSSILKVSKATLSTRAFQEACVFSVVEELTEHLAQWSYSIAFLEFSFIPSIRLRSFCKSTKVERFRREMRHLIRQVEANCDFINKKRTSSSLSPNEIAVESFLEDEKNSGTSPLSQYVATLRQRAKERNDSLKESSVLIGNRSSKFGNGIAEDDGEDDSDDEEGTDLLPPEPQSKNKRQKHVKRKNDEPLNDDAAMDEDIVEDFILSSDEDSPIRDDAEEEDSPLKAATPKRRSKKQKQLVEMSVEETKVGDKKSKKRKRRGKGKL